The following is a genomic window from Halobacterium sp. R2-5.
TCGTCGCCGCCGTCGTCGTCGCCGACCTGGCCGCCTGCGAGGTCGCCCGCGGCGATGACGTCGTCGATGCGGAGGATCATCGTCGCCGCTTCGGTGGCGGACTCGATGGCCTGGGTCTTCACGCGGAGCGGCTCGACGACGCCTTCGGCGTTCATGTCGATGACTTCGCCGGTGTAGGCGTCGAGCCCGGCGCCGGCTTCACCGGCGTCGTGCTGGCTGCGGAGGTCCACGAGGGAGTCGATGGGGTCGTGGCCCGCGTTCTCCGCGAGGGTGCGCGGGATGACTTCGAGCGCGTCGGCGAACGACTCGACGGCGAGCTGCTCGCGGCCGCCGACGGAGTCGGCGAACTGGCGCAGCTCCATGGCGAGCTCGGTCTCGGGGGCACCGCCGCCGGGCAGCACCTTGCCGTCCTCGAGGGTGACGCGGACGACGCCGAGGGCGTCGTCGATGGCGCGCTCGACCTCGTCGACGACGTGCTCGGTGCCGCCGCGGAGGATGAGCGTGACGGACTTGGCCTCTTCGACGTCCTCGACGAAGATGCGTTCGTCGCCGCCGATGTCCTTCTGGGCGACGCTACCGGCTTCGCCGAGGTCGCCGGCTTCGATGTCGTTGACGTTGGAGACGGGCGTCGCACCCGTGGAACGGGAGAGACGGGTGAAGTCGTCGGACTTCACGCGGCGGACGGCGAGGATGCCCTCCTGCGCGAGGTAGTGCTGGGCCATGTCGTCGATGCCGCCGTCGACGAAGACGACGTTCGCGCCGGCGTCGGCGAGCGAGTCGGCCATCTCCTCGAGCTGTTCCTCTTCCTGGTCGAGGAACTGCTGGAGCTGGTCGGGGTCGGTGACGTTGACCTCGGTGTCGATCTCGG
Proteins encoded in this region:
- the thsA gene encoding thermosome subunit alpha; amino-acid sequence: MAQQMGNQPLIVLSEDSQRTSGEDAQSMNITAGKAVSEAARTTLGPKGMDKMLVDSTGNVVVTNDGVTILKEMDIEHPAANMIVEVAETQETEVGDGTTSAVVVAGELLSEAETLLDQDIHATTLAQGYRQAAEQARELLEDKAVDISPDDTEELEKLAATSMTGKGAENAKDVLSSLVVRAVQSVADGDSVDTDNVKVEKVTGGAIENSELVEGVIVDKERVNENMPYAVEDAKIALVDDGLEVKETEIDTEVNVTDPDQLQQFLDQEEEQLEEMADSLADAGANVVFVDGGIDDMAQHYLAQEGILAVRRVKSDDFTRLSRSTGATPVSNVNDIEAGDLGEAGSVAQKDIGGDERIFVEDVEEAKSVTLILRGGTEHVVDEVERAIDDALGVVRVTLEDGKVLPGGGAPETELAMELRQFADSVGGREQLAVESFADALEVIPRTLAENAGHDPIDSLVDLRSQHDAGEAGAGLDAYTGEVIDMNAEGVVEPLRVKTQAIESATEAATMILRIDDVIAAGDLAGGQVGDDDGGDEGPPAGGPGGAGGMGGMGGGMGGMM